The Listeria cossartiae subsp. cossartiae nucleotide sequence CTGCTGGCGTGATCAGCTTTGAAGATATTGGACCCGCAGCCGCTCCCGAATCAATTGTCTCCCTGAGTTTAAGTGATTCCTACTTAGAAAGCGAGCAAGCTTTTGGCACGATTGATATTATTGACCGCCCATTTGGCAACCTTTGGACAAATATTCGTCGGACCGATTTCCTTGAGCTCGGCGCCAACTACGGCGATTCCATTGAAGTCCTAATCAAACACCACGATCGCGTAGTTTATAAAAATTTCGTTACCTACAGTCGCTCATTCGCAGACTTGCGCATCGGCGAACCACTCATCTACGTCAACTCACTCGACAACCTCGGCCTTGGTATCAATCAAGGTTCGTTCGTAGACGCTTACTCAGTAGGGACCGGCACCAGCTGGAAAGTCACCCTAAAAAAAGCATAAAAAAACAGGGTCAATCGTCCAAATTGGATTTTTGACCCTGTTTCATTTTTTATTTCGTATATTCTTTGACGATTGGTTCTTGTTTTTTATTTTTAAGGAATAGACTTAAAATCATCCCAATAGCCGCGAAAATTGCAGCAACCATAAACGCCGCACGCATTCCGTCCAAACTAGCATCTTGCGCTTTTTGAGCAAAACTAGCTGGGTCGGTCGCCATAAGCGCCTTACCTGGCATATTATCTTTCGTCACATTCGTTAAAACAGTAATAAGTACCGCAGTTCCAATTGAACCAGCAATTTGTCGAATCGTATTATTCACTGCCGAACCGTGATTAATCAAGTGGTTAGGAAGTGCATTCATACCCGCAGTCGAAACTGGCATCATCGCCATCGAAATCCCGAAGAATCTCACTGCGTAAAACACAACAATATACCAAAGCGGCGTATCCATCGTTAAGAACATAAATGGAATTGTACCGATAGTCAAAATGGTAACCCCGGTAATCGTCAGCCATTTTGCCCCAATTTTATCGAAAATAATACCCGTAATCGGACTCATTATCCCCATAATAATCGCACCCGGAAGTAATAACAGACCTGACTGAAGCGCCGACTCCCCGCGAATGGTTTGAATATAAAGTGGCAATACAATCTCCGCACCAATCATCGCCATTGTTACAATCGAACCAAGAACAACTGACAATGAAAATACTGGATATTTAAACACATGCAGTTCAAGCATCGGATTCTCAATAACCAGTTGGCGCCATACAAACAGCCCAATAACAACGACACCAATAATTAACATCGTAATAACTGTCGCATCTCCCCAACCATCATTCCCCGCTGAACTAAATCCATAAAGGAGTGACCCAAAACCAATTGAAGACATGACAATCGAAAGAAAATCAATTTTTGTATCAGTTAATTTCACTACTTTTTTCATTCCAAAGAACGCTAAAATAATATCGATTACTGCGATTGGAATTAAAATAAGAAATAATACGCGCCAATCATACGAATCTACAATCCAACCAGACAATGTTGGCCCAATTGCTGGAGCAAACGCAATAACAAGCCCCATCAGCCCCATTGCCGCCCCACGTTTTTCACGAGGGAAAATCAGCAAGAAGATTGTTTGAAGTAACGGCATCATAATCCCTGCACCAGCCGCTTGAACAATACGACCAGTAAGTAATACCGGGAAAGAACCCGCCACTGATGCAATAATTGTACCAATTGTAAATACAGTCATCGCCGTAATAAATAACGTTTTCGAACTAATTTTTTCAATTAAAAGTGCTGTAATCGGAATCATAATCCCATTTGTCAGCAAGAAAGCTGTCGTTAACCATTGCCCAGTTGCTGCTGTAATATGCAAATCATCCATAATCATTGGCAGTGCTGTTGCAAGTAACGTCTGATTCAAAATCGCTACAAATGCCCCAATAATCATTGTTACTACTAATAAACTTCTACTATACGACTTCCCGTTAACATCAACGGGCCGTTCTACTGCTGTACTATTCAAAATTAATACCCCTTCCCATGTGGAAATTTCCAGATGAATAA carries:
- the mdrT gene encoding cholic acid efflux MFS transporter MdrT gives rise to the protein MNSTAVERPVDVNGKSYSRSLLVVTMIIGAFVAILNQTLLATALPMIMDDLHITAATGQWLTTAFLLTNGIMIPITALLIEKISSKTLFITAMTVFTIGTIIASVAGSFPVLLTGRIVQAAGAGIMMPLLQTIFLLIFPREKRGAAMGLMGLVIAFAPAIGPTLSGWIVDSYDWRVLFLILIPIAVIDIILAFFGMKKVVKLTDTKIDFLSIVMSSIGFGSLLYGFSSAGNDGWGDATVITMLIIGVVVIGLFVWRQLVIENPMLELHVFKYPVFSLSVVLGSIVTMAMIGAEIVLPLYIQTIRGESALQSGLLLLPGAIIMGIMSPITGIIFDKIGAKWLTITGVTILTIGTIPFMFLTMDTPLWYIVVFYAVRFFGISMAMMPVSTAGMNALPNHLINHGSAVNNTIRQIAGSIGTAVLITVLTNVTKDNMPGKALMATDPASFAQKAQDASLDGMRAAFMVAAIFAAIGMILSLFLKNKKQEPIVKEYTK